The Microcystis panniformis FACHB-1757 region GAAATCGCCCCAATAAACGCAAGCGGAAGGCCGACAAAGCTAAGGGCAGCAACACCGCAAAGATGACCACTAAACTAACAATAACAGCGATTTCCGTGATTAACTTTTTCTTTTCCCGTTGTCGGGATTCGTTTCTAGTGATGGTTTCGGTAATCATAATCTATAACTCAGCAGTACGTCCTTTAGGAGGAAAAATTCCCGCAGGTTTGAATTGCAAGAAAGCAATAATTAAAGCAAAAATCATCACTTTTGCCATGCTAGTGGTGGAGAAAAAGGTGAAGAAATCCGTTAGGGGTTTTAGTGCTTCTACGGAACCAAAAATCAGAGCAAAAGTTCCCGAACCAATTAAATAATTAGCCACACCGATGGCCATGGCCGCAATAATAGTTCCTAGTAGATTACCCACTCCTCCCACGACCACTACCATAAAGGTATCAACGATATAATTTTGTCCCACATTTGGACCGACGGAACCCAAGAAACTAATCGCACAACCAGCAACTCCAGCTAATCCCGAACCGAGGGCAAAAGTCAAAGCATCCACTTGATTGGTGGGAATGCCTAAACAGGCACTCATCTGGCGATTTTGGGTGACGGCACGAATGCGTAAACCCCAAGAAGATTTATTCAAAAACCAATAGGTTCCTAACAAACAAAGGGCAGTTAAAATGATAATAAATATACGGGTGTAGGGCATTTGAAAACCCAGTAAAGGTAAACCTCCCCGTAACCAAACAGGAGCGGTGACATCGACGTTTCTGGCACTAAACCAGGGTTTAGCAAGAACGGAATTAAAAGATAAAAGATAGCCTAATAATCCAGCGATAGCTAGGGATAAAGGGAGGGTGATACCGATAGCTAAACTGCGAATTCTCTCCCAATCTAGGCGACGACTTAACACCTTCATTGCCCCAAAAAATAAGAGACAGAAAACTATTAAACTAATTACTAATAAGCCGTTGACACTTCTGACAAATTGCTGCAGAATTAAGCTGACTCCCCAAGTGGCCAGCAGCGTTTCTAGGGGTCTGCCGTAGAGGAACCTAATCACCCCCCTTTCTAATAATAATCCCGCCAATCCCGACACTAAAAAAGCGATCGGTAGGGCGAATAAAACATAAGTATCAAAGAAGGGAGAACCGAAACCCTTAAAGACATTTTGCACCACAAAAGTACTGTAGGCCCCTAACATCATTAACTCACCGTGAGCGAGATTAATCACCCCCATCAGTCCAAAGACAATCGCTAGTCCTAAAGCTGCCAGCAATAGCACAGAACCGATGCTAATACCATTAAACAATCCTTCTAATAATGCTGACACTTTTCCTTATTCCCGTGCATTTTTAAGGTTTAAAAAGAGGGGTGAACAGCAATGCCCACCTCACTCTCGTTACTGTCTGGAAAAATTCCTAAAACTAGGATTTTTCCATTTTGAACTTACCGCCCTTGGCCGGATCCGTCCAGTCACAGGCAAAGCCCTTAGTTTCGGGGACAAATTGGTTCCAAGGTTGCGGATCCACCACCCCCGGAGTTGACCAAACGATGTCAAATAGACCATCATCTCTCACCTGACCAATGCGGACGGTTTTGGAGATATGATGATTGGGGAACATTTGCAC contains the following coding sequences:
- a CDS encoding ABC transporter permease subunit; the protein is MSALLEGLFNGISIGSVLLLAALGLAIVFGLMGVINLAHGELMMLGAYSTFVVQNVFKGFGSPFFDTYVLFALPIAFLVSGLAGLLLERGVIRFLYGRPLETLLATWGVSLILQQFVRSVNGLLVISLIVFCLLFFGAMKVLSRRLDWERIRSLAIGITLPLSLAIAGLLGYLLSFNSVLAKPWFSARNVDVTAPVWLRGGLPLLGFQMPYTRIFIIILTALCLLGTYWFLNKSSWGLRIRAVTQNRQMSACLGIPTNQVDALTFALGSGLAGVAGCAISFLGSVGPNVGQNYIVDTFMVVVVGGVGNLLGTIIAAMAIGVANYLIGSGTFALIFGSVEALKPLTDFFTFFSTTSMAKVMIFALIIAFLQFKPAGIFPPKGRTAEL